The Chloroflexota bacterium sequence TCTCTATGAGTGCCTCGCGCTTTTCCAGCCACTTGTTGAACGTGCGCCAGTGTTGCCCCTTGCGTTTGCTAATCCAATCGTCGCTAATCTCACCCAACCAGCGCGCCTCGATTCTCTCTATGCGGTGTAGGAAAGTCCAATACCTGTCGCGGTCCTGCCGTTGCTCGTATGTCAAGCCGTAGCAGAACCTGCACCGAAAGTGCACCACACGCTGCCCGAATCGGTCATACATCTCGCACGGCAGGTAGACCTTGCCCACACGCCGCGTGCAAGATGGACAGGAAAACCACGCTCGCCGTCCGCCAAATCTACAAGGTGTGAAGGTCAAAGTGACCTCCTGCACGTGCTCGCGCCCGTCGCGTGTAAATCGAATCACCGCCTTTTGCTCGCCAATCTCCCATTCAAAAGAATCTTGCTCATCGCGGTCTGCCCACATCTGAGCGAATTGAAAGTAACCCCAGGCGCTCAAAGAATGGCAAGATTCTACTGGCGCGCGAGGCCGCCCGTGTCTTATGCCGCCTCTACTCATTTCGTCATGCCCCTGTCTATGCCTTGTATGTCATAAATCATTTGGGAAACGAATCAGTCCGCTTTTGGGTCTTCTTCTGGTGTGATGGGCATTTCACCGTTGCCTTCGACTACATCCCTAACCTTCAATCCTTCGGCCTTCAGGACGTCGTATATGTGTCCTCGGCTGCACCCCAACTCCTGGGCAACTATCACCACGCTCCTTCGCTTTCGTAGGCCGTCAATAATGTTTTCAACGGGCACCCCCAAACGTTTACGACCTAGAACCACGTATCGTGACCTCAGCCCCACAATGCGGACACCTAACCTTCATGCCTCACCCCTTCTCTTCATGGCTGATGACGTGACCACCCCCGGCCTTCTTTGCCTCGTGAATCAATCTCAGGGCTTCAGGTGATAGCTCTGGCTTCCCTTCATCGAACAGCTCTTTCAGTTCCTCCCCGGTATAGGCTACGATGCCACAGGGGACACGGCTATTGAATGAGTCGTCTTCAATGAAGGCTATCACCTCAGCCAGCTCCCTTATCAATGACCCAGGGTCTTTGCCCTCTTGTAAGGCCACCGTGATTTTTTTCTGGACTTCACGGATCGTCTCAGGTTGCTTGATCTGTGTCCCCATTATTTACCTCCTATATGCTTATTCCCCGTCTATCGCCCGTCTATGGCCCGTCTACGGCGGACTATTAGACCGCTGCTTTTGTGCCTACGTCACCATGCATCCAAAGCTAAGTTGCCGTTACAGTTGCCGTTATTTTCTCAGTTTTCCAGGGGGGATATGACTAAGTATCCCCAGCCCGCCAGCCTCTGAAACAGCCTGATAATCATCGGGATTTCTGAGCTAAAACACGCCTTCTAGTTATCGACCACATCCTTGACTCTCACCCCATTGGCTTTCAAGACACCGTATATGTATCCCCGGCTGCACGCCAGCTCTTGGGCTGCTACTGCCACGCTACGGTATGTCCTCAGCTTGTCAAGAATGTTTTCGACAGGCACTTGAAGTCGTTTACGTCCTAGACCATCTACGGTAAGATTTCCACCGCAATGCGGACAGGTAACCTTCATGCTTCACCCCTTCGGCTCATGGCTGACGACATGCCCACCAGCTTTCTTGGCCTCATGAATAAGTCTAAGGTTCGCTGGTGATAGCTCTGGCTTCCCTTCATCGAATAGCTCCTTTAGTTCCCTCCTGGTGTAGGCCATAATGCCACAGGGGACACGGCTCTTGAATGAATCGTCTTCAATGAAGGCTATCACCTCACCGACTACTTCAGACCAGAAGACGCATACCCCTTCCCGTGCCACTGCTTTGGAGATTTCCTCTGCGTGCCACTGGGGAGGGGCGTCAAACAGCTTGGGCCTTCTGAGGTGTGCCATGATCTCCGGCTTGTATTGGCGTAGGTCTGCCAGAAGGTCAGGCGGTACAACCGAGGCCGGGGTGACCCGCAGCTTGTCTCCGGCCACTTCCAGCCTAACGCCAAGCTCTGACAACCGTTCTAACACTGCGGCCACCGTCATCCTACACCTCCACGCTATCATGGCCCCTAGGGGGATTTAGGGGATCATCCTTTTGGGCCATGTAGTGATTTTCAAAGCTGAAATGATTTAGGGGATCATTTTTCTCTATACGATCTCCATGATCCTCTAAATCGGTTTGATCCTCTAAACCCTTGGGCAGTTCCCAGGTGAACTTGCCACCGCCCCTCTTGCCCGTTTCACCTTGCCGCCTAGTGATAACCCCTAACATAGACTTGGCTCTCTTCACTGTTATTTCAGACAGCCCGGCTTCCCTTGCGTACCTCAATACCAGGGACGCCTCTACTGGCCCGTCTGCCAATTCGTCTCTAAGGAAGTCCTTCGCCTCGTCTATTGCCGATTTGCCATCTCCGCTGTCCTCTGCGGCCAGGATACGGGCAGCCGTCAGGTCTGAGTCACCAGTCCAGCAAAAGTCCCCATCTCGAAGCTCGTAGCCGATAGCCTTCCCGGTAGCAGCCAGGTTGCTTTTGATTTGCACCAAACCCCGCTTGTGCGGTTCCTCTGGGTCACAGCCAGCCAGTAGCACGGAACGGGAAGCGGCGGTGAAGTCGATAGACCCCAGCCCTCTATAGATCGGCTTCAGTGCCCCGCCTTTGGTGAGGTGACGCACGGCCAGGATGGCGCAGCCGTGCTTTTCGGCTATGTCAGCCAGCTTTGCCAGAATTGCCCTCGTCTCATTGGCCCGGTGAATGTCTGTGCCAGCCCCTACATAGGCCACCAGGGGATCAATAATCACCAGTACCGGGTGTACCTGGGTAATGTACCCTTCCAATATGGCAAGCCCCTCATTATTAGCAAAGTCCAGAAGGTGTTTGATAGCGTGGATATTGCTAACGTTAGCTCCCATAGCGTCAAGGCGGGGCCGTATGGTATCACCAAGCCCGTCCTCTGCGGAACCCATTACAACACTGGCTGGCTCCGTAGCCTCTAACCCTGGCAAGCCTCTGCCGATGGACACCGCTGTGGCAATTGCCAGGCTCACCCAGGACTTGCCTACCCCTGGGTCACCCTCGAGTAAGGTGAGCTTCCCTCTTGGTATGTAGGGATGCCACAGCCAGGACACAGCTTCAGGCTCCACGTCTGCCAGGCACACTAACGAAGTTTTATTCTGTGCTGGCTTCTGTGCTGGCTGTTCCTCCGCACCTTTGGGGCGTGTCTGTGGGTTTTGTTCCCGCACATTTCCCTCTAGTATACGCAGGTATGCCCGGAACTCAGGCGTGTTGGGAACTGTCCTACCATCAGGCAGAGTAAGCGTATTGCTACTCATGCCGCACCCCTATTGCTCTGCCTGGTGGTTGTCGCCAGCCAGTAATCTATCAATGACAGCCGCAGAGACGCACATTCTGCGGTTGCCCAAGTGGATGACGCCGGGCAGCCGTTTCTCCCGGGCCAGCTTGAAGGCCAGGTTGCGGCTAATTTGCAGCTTCCGGGCGACTTCGTCAACTGAGTATACCAACGGCCTGTCACTTGTCTGATTACTTTTTTGCATTGTCACCTCCGTAATGCTAGAATGCAAAAAGGGATTGGTTGTCCGACCCTTCCCAGGACTTGGTAGACGCCGGCCAAAGCAGCTATCAAGTCCTCTCTTTATTTCCACTTCCAGTCTACACCATGACCCGTCGATCACCAAGGGGGTCAAACGGGTTTGTTTACGACTTCCCGCATCATGACGCACAAGGATGCGAAAAATCGTTAACCGATGGTTTACACATCACATCTCTTCACCTCCTGTCATCTTCTGCTAACAAAAAAGGCACGAAAAGGAAGCAGACAAGCCAGGTCCCTCCTTTTCGTGCCTCGTAACCCTGGTGCAGCTCAGTTGGCTAACACTAACCTTGGGGCTGTCTTCAGTTGTTAAACTTCTTGTCATGGTAGATTATACCAGAAAGTATATACGATGTCAAGTACAGGACTACACACCACCGCACCCACAGAAAGGGTCATCATCATCTGTTTTATCCTATACCCCTTGACAAACATGTACAGATATGTATACAATAGTAGCATGGTCAGGATAAGATTAACCACGCTCACCTGTCTACGCTGCGGCCATACGTGGATACCCCGTAAGCGGGAACCACCGCAGACCTGTCCGAAGTGCCGTAGCCCGTACTGGCAGACTAAGCGCTGGAAGGGGGTCAAACATGAGTAGCGTCAAAGGATACATCAGGCAGAGGGGGGGAAAGAACTCATGGCAGCTTCAAATCTACACCGGCACCGGGCCAGACGGGAAGCCCCTCCGCCACTATGAAACAGTACGAGGGAGCAAGGGTGACGCTCGGAGAGTGCTGCATGAGAAACTGGTCAACCTGGAGAAGGGCGTACCCGTCCCCTCAGGCAACCTCACAGTGGGAGAGCATCTTCATAATTGGCTGCAAGGCTACGTCAAGACCAGGTGTTCCCTGCGTACCCTGGACGGCTACCAAAGCATCGTAGAACATCACTTGATACCAGCTTTGGGTCATCTCAAGCTGAAGAGGCTCAATACCCAGGACATTCAAGGTTACTATGCGAAGGCCAGGGAGCGCCTATCCGCCAGGACGGTACATCACCATCACCGTGTCTTGTCTCAGGCATTGAAGTATGCCGTCAGGCAAGGCTTGTTAGGACGCAATCCGGCTGAACTGGTGGACCCGCCTTCCCCTAGAGGTAAGACCATGCGCACACTGACTCCTGGTGAAGTGAAGGCCCTCTTGGAGAAGGCCAGGGATAGCTATTACTACCCATTGATCTATATGGCTGTCAGCACGGGACTGAGACAGGCGGAACTCTTGGGTCTAAGGTGGCGGGATGTGGACGATCTTGGCCTGTCTATTTCGGTGTCACAAGTCCTCTACAAGAGAAGGGGTGTCACCCAACTCAAAGAGCCAAAGACTAGCCGCAGCCGCCGCCGGGTGAAGATGACCCCTAAGCTGGCCGAATTCCTCAGAGATTACAGGGCAGAGAGAGAATCACTCTACTGGCAGCTAGGGAAGCCGCTTGCCTTAGATAGCCTAGTCTTCACCTCAACTGCCTTCCAGCCCATGAATCCCGGTAACCTCTCTCGTACCTTCAGCACACTGGCAAAGGAAGCAGGACTACCAGGTGTCCGCTTCCATGATCTGAGACATACCTTCGCCAGCCTGTCTCTACTGCAAGGTGTCCATCCTAAGATTATCAGCGAAGCTCTAGGGCATAGCTCAGTGGCCTTTACTATGGACGTCTACTCGCATATAATCGCCGGTATGCAAGATGACGCTATGGCAAGGCTAAACGAAGTCCTTCCCGAAGGCTTTTCTCGTAAATTAACGGCAAAATAACGGCAGATTTGACTTATGTATTATTGACACACCGTGTTATTGAAGCTGGGAGGGGTGTCCGAGCGGTCTATGGAGGCGGTCTTGAAAACCGCTGCTCTGATTTTCAGGGCCGTGGGTTCGAATCCCACCCCCTCCGCCACCAATCTCCTTGCAGCGGGTGACAAAGAGGTCTTGTCTTCCCTAGTGAACAATGTTGGCGGTGGGCTTGCCTGCCGGATTCGGATATAGTGAGGTGGCAGCAGGTCTTCCTGCTCTTACTCGTCAATTCTTATCTGCTCTCTAATCAGGCAGGAGGCTCTCTTTTCGAGGTCATCTTCTATGTCAAGTATGTCAAGCCATCGGATTCGGGAGTCCTTCGGGCGAAACCAGGCGTACTGGTGACGGGCAAAACGATGGGTTTCGAACTTGATCTGCTGGATGGCAGTCGGCAGGTCTATTCTTTCCTGGAGGAAGTGCCCGATCTGGCGGTAGCCGACGCTGGACATAGCTGGGAGGTCGAAACTGTAGCCCCGGTCTGCTAGACCTTTGACTTCTTCCACCAGCCCCTGGTTAATCATGTTGTCCACCCGATCATCGATTCTACTGTACAATTTGTCTCTAGGACAGGTCAGTCCCAGGATGAGAGTACTGAAGGGAGGTTTTTCCTTCCCTTGAAGCTGAGAGAAGGGAACCCTTGCTGCTTCGCATACCTCGAGAGCCCTGATCACCCGACGTACATTACGAGGGTCAATTTTGCTGGCTGATACCGGGTCTAAGTCCTGGAGATGCTGGTATAACGAGAAGGCCTCTCCCATAGCGGCCTTCTCCTCCAATTTACGTCTGAACTCCGAGTCAGGAGGGACGCGAGGGATCTGCCAGCCTTCGACCACTGACCACACGTAAAGCCCGCTACCCCCCACCAGTAATGGCAGTTTGCCACGCTGCCAAATATCTTCGATGGCCTCATAGGCCAGGCGTTGAAAGGTGGCCAGGCTGAAAGAGTCTTTGGGTTCAATGATATCGATCAGGTGGTGTGGGATGGAAGCCCTATCCTGGGGGCTAGGCTTGGCGGTGCCGATGTCCATATAGCGGTAGATTTGGCGGCTGTCGGCGCTGACAATCTCGCCATCGAATATCTGGGCAAGCGAAAGCGCCAGACTGCTCTTGCCCACAGCGGTGGGCCCGACGATGGCAACTACCCACTTCATTATCGCTTCGCATTGGCTGTTTGTTCCACAATACTGAGAAACTCGCCTGCTTTCAAACTGGCTCCGCCTACCAAAGCACCATCAATGTCCGGCTGGGATATGAACTCACCGATGTTGGCTGCGGTAACGCTACCGCCATATTGGATACGTATGCTTTGAGACGATGCTTTGCCGTACAGCTTGCCCAGGGTGCTGCGGATCAACCTGATAGTATCGTTGGCTTGTTTCCCGCTAGCTGCTTTGCCGGTACCGATGGCCCAGACAGGCTCGTAGGCGACGACCAGGCTCTCTGAAAAGCCAACGCCAGCCAGAGCGCCTCTGGTCTGACTGGTGACCACTTCCTCAGTTCTGCCTGCTTCGTTCTCTTCCAGACGTTCCCCAACACACAGGATAGGCTTAAGCCCAGCTTTCAGCGCTGCCTTAACCTTCTCATTCACAATTTCATCGTTCTCCCCGAAATACTGCCGCCTCTCGGAGTGGCCGAGGATAACGTATTCGCACAGACCGGCCAGCATCAAGGGGGAGACCTCACCAGTATAAGCGCCCTTCTCCTCGAAGTACATGTTTTGCGCCCCTAGCTTGATAGAAGAACCGGATATGACCTTTCCGACGGCGCTAAGGGAGACAAAGGGGGGGCAGAGCACCTTCTCCACACCCCTTACTTTGTCCAGGCGATCCCGCATCTCTTGAGCAAGCTCGATAGCCTGGTCAATATTGGTGTTCATTTTCCAATTGCCGGCGACTACGGGCAGACGCATACTGCCTCCTTAGGCACCGAATTTAGTGAGCTTCAGGGCATTGGCCAAGGCTAGGGGCATGACCGCCAAGGCAGGTAGCCTCCCCAGTGCACCTCTAGCACAGGCTCGCTCAGAGAACTCGGTGACGTCATCGGCCCGGCACCACCGAGAGAACAGCACGAGGGGAACCGAATGCCAGCTATGGGCCTTCAGTAAGGCAGGGGTGGAGTGATCCCCGGTCACCACTATTACCTCCGGTTGCAGGTTCGTCAGCCGGGGTAAAGCGGCGTCAACTTCTTCTATTACCCGTACCTTCTCTTGGAAGTTGCCGTCTTCACCGGCGGCATCAGCTTGCTTGATGTGGAGGAAGAAGAAATCGTAATCAGCGTAGTGCCTGGTGAGGACATCAAATTCCTCTTCTATGGAACTTTTCTCGTCTATCTCCAGTACGTTCATCCCTAGCAGTTTGGCCAGACCGCGGTACATGGGATAGGTGGCGATAGCTGCTGGCTTGAGCTTGTACACTTGGCTCATACTGGGCAGGTGAGGATGCCGCGAAAAACCGCGCAGCAGCACCATGTTGGCTGGATGTGAGTTCACCAGCACTTCTCTTGCCTTGTTCACCCACTCTTGAACCAGGGCAGCAGTGTTCTGTGCCTCGGGTGAAAGGGCAGTGACTTGTTTGGGTTTCACGCCCACCTGGTTTGGGTCAGAATCGCTGACATCAGGATGGAGACCGTGGCCGCGAAAGACCACCAGAAAACGATGTCCTCTGACCGGGCGCACCAGGGGCTGGAGGTTATCCACTTTGGTTTTGCCGAGTAGTTGACACAACCTGGCACATTCGTCGTCAGAGATGCGGCCAGCCCGCCGATCTACAATGACGCCGGCATCATTGACAGTGCAGAAGTTTCCCCGGGCGGCCACATCCCCTTGTTGGAGGGGGAAGTCAATCCCCAGTGCTTCAAGTACCCCTCTTCCAATAGTGAAGCGAAAAGGGTCGTAGCCGAAAAGGGCAAGGTGCCCCGGCCCGCTGCCAGGCGTCAGACCGGGGCCGAGGGGCTCCATTAGCCCGGTGATGCCGTTTTTTGCCAGCAAGTCTAGATTGGGGGTCTTGGCGGTTTCCAGTTCTGTCTTTCCGGTGCCTGGGTGAGGCAGGCCGCCGAGACCGTCAATCACTACCAGAGCGATCTTGGAAGACGAACGAACGGCAATTGTCTCGATTTGCTCTAGTTTGTTCATCGAGATTGTCACTTAGTGTCATTCTGATCCTTCCCTTCGGTAAGGACTGCTTGCGGGAAGGACGAATACTTAGCTAAACGATCTCGTTCATGCGTTCTTGTTTAGCAGAGCTTCTACCCCTGGCAGAGGTTTCCCCTCGAGAAACTTGAGGGAAGCCCCACCACCAGTGGAAACATGACTCATCTTATGTACCAGCCCCAGTTCTTGCACTGCTTCGGCTGTCGATCCTCCTCCGACTATGGTAGTGGCAGACACGCTTGCTAGCACC is a genomic window containing:
- a CDS encoding AAA family ATPase; its protein translation is MSSNTLTLPDGRTVPNTPEFRAYLRILEGNVREQNPQTRPKGAEEQPAQKPAQNKTSLVCLADVEPEAVSWLWHPYIPRGKLTLLEGDPGVGKSWVSLAIATAVSIGRGLPGLEATEPASVVMGSAEDGLGDTIRPRLDAMGANVSNIHAIKHLLDFANNEGLAILEGYITQVHPVLVIIDPLVAYVGAGTDIHRANETRAILAKLADIAEKHGCAILAVRHLTKGGALKPIYRGLGSIDFTAASRSVLLAGCDPEEPHKRGLVQIKSNLAATGKAIGYELRDGDFCWTGDSDLTAARILAAEDSGDGKSAIDEAKDFLRDELADGPVEASLVLRYAREAGLSEITVKRAKSMLGVITRRQGETGKRGGGKFTWELPKGLEDQTDLEDHGDRIEKNDPLNHFSFENHYMAQKDDPLNPPRGHDSVEV
- a CDS encoding helix-turn-helix domain-containing protein; the encoded protein is MQKSNQTSDRPLVYSVDEVARKLQISRNLAFKLAREKRLPGVIHLGNRRMCVSAAVIDRLLAGDNHQAEQ
- a CDS encoding site-specific integrase; protein product: MSSVKGYIRQRGGKNSWQLQIYTGTGPDGKPLRHYETVRGSKGDARRVLHEKLVNLEKGVPVPSGNLTVGEHLHNWLQGYVKTRCSLRTLDGYQSIVEHHLIPALGHLKLKRLNTQDIQGYYAKARERLSARTVHHHHRVLSQALKYAVRQGLLGRNPAELVDPPSPRGKTMRTLTPGEVKALLEKARDSYYYPLIYMAVSTGLRQAELLGLRWRDVDDLGLSISVSQVLYKRRGVTQLKEPKTSRSRRRVKMTPKLAEFLRDYRAERESLYWQLGKPLALDSLVFTSTAFQPMNPGNLSRTFSTLAKEAGLPGVRFHDLRHTFASLSLLQGVHPKIISEALGHSSVAFTMDVYSHIIAGMQDDAMARLNEVLPEGFSRKLTAK
- the miaA gene encoding tRNA (adenosine(37)-N6)-dimethylallyltransferase MiaA, which encodes MKWVVAIVGPTAVGKSSLALSLAQIFDGEIVSADSRQIYRYMDIGTAKPSPQDRASIPHHLIDIIEPKDSFSLATFQRLAYEAIEDIWQRGKLPLLVGGSGLYVWSVVEGWQIPRVPPDSEFRRKLEEKAAMGEAFSLYQHLQDLDPVSASKIDPRNVRRVIRALEVCEAARVPFSQLQGKEKPPFSTLILGLTCPRDKLYSRIDDRVDNMINQGLVEEVKGLADRGYSFDLPAMSSVGYRQIGHFLQERIDLPTAIQQIKFETHRFARHQYAWFRPKDSRIRWLDILDIEDDLEKRASCLIREQIRIDE
- a CDS encoding triose-phosphate isomerase; translation: MRLPVVAGNWKMNTNIDQAIELAQEMRDRLDKVRGVEKVLCPPFVSLSAVGKVISGSSIKLGAQNMYFEEKGAYTGEVSPLMLAGLCEYVILGHSERRQYFGENDEIVNEKVKAALKAGLKPILCVGERLEENEAGRTEEVVTSQTRGALAGVGFSESLVVAYEPVWAIGTGKAASGKQANDTIRLIRSTLGKLYGKASSQSIRIQYGGSVTAANIGEFISQPDIDGALVGGASLKAGEFLSIVEQTANAKR
- a CDS encoding 2,3-bisphosphoglycerate-independent phosphoglycerate mutase, translated to MNKLEQIETIAVRSSSKIALVVIDGLGGLPHPGTGKTELETAKTPNLDLLAKNGITGLMEPLGPGLTPGSGPGHLALFGYDPFRFTIGRGVLEALGIDFPLQQGDVAARGNFCTVNDAGVIVDRRAGRISDDECARLCQLLGKTKVDNLQPLVRPVRGHRFLVVFRGHGLHPDVSDSDPNQVGVKPKQVTALSPEAQNTAALVQEWVNKAREVLVNSHPANMVLLRGFSRHPHLPSMSQVYKLKPAAIATYPMYRGLAKLLGMNVLEIDEKSSIEEEFDVLTRHYADYDFFFLHIKQADAAGEDGNFQEKVRVIEEVDAALPRLTNLQPEVIVVTGDHSTPALLKAHSWHSVPLVLFSRWCRADDVTEFSERACARGALGRLPALAVMPLALANALKLTKFGA